The DNA region TGACTCGCCTTCCGGACGTTCTGATGGCCGGGTGTCCCCACAACGGCCAGGCCGAGTCTCCTCAAAGGCTGTTGTCGGGGCGGAAGCGGAGTCGGTGTCGGGAGGCGATCAGCAGGACTGCGGTGAAGAGGGCGCCGACGGCCGGCAGGGCGGCGCATGTGCGCGTGCCGTGGGCGGCAGTCAGGCCGGTGAAGGCGGTGCCGGCGGCCTGGCCGGTGCCGACGGCGGCGATCAGCCACGCGTACGCCTCGGTCCGCACGCCCGGCGGCGCCAGCGACTCCGTGGTGAGGAACGCGCCAGTGATCAAGGGGGTGAGCGCCATGCCCGGTGCGAGCATTGTGGCGACGGTCGCCCACGGTGCGGGGTCGGCCAGCAAGGGGACCCAGCTCCCGGCGAAGGCGGCGGCGGCACAGAGGAGTTGAGCGGAGGGAGCGCCGGGAAGCGGTCGGCGTGCTAGGAGCGCCCCGGCGAGGATGCTTCCGACCGACAGCGCACCGGGCGCGATGCCGGACAGCCAGGGCGCATGGTGCCGGTCCGCGGCATCCACGGACCAGATGGTCAAGGCGCCCAGCGCGAACCCGACTCCGCTCAGCGCCGTGAACAACCGGCGAAGGCCCATGCTTTGGAGGGGGCCCAGCAGCGAAGTGCGTCGGCTGGTGGGCTTCCAGGCTCGTGATGGTCTGGCGGTGAGCACGATTACCGCGCCCACGAGCCCTGCCAGGGCGCTCGCGGCCAACGCGATGCCCGCGCTGAAAGCGTGGGCGAGCATGACGGTCAGGGGCGGCCCGGCGATGTAGATCAACCCCTGACATCCGGTGTCGATCGCCAGCGCGGCCCGCCGTTGGCCGGGATCGGCCAGAACACAGGGCCACAGGGCGCGCAGCCCGGCTTCCAGCGGAGGGGTCGTCAACCCGGCGAGGACAACGAGCGTTGTCGCTGTCGACGAGTGAGTGGAGGGCCGGGTGAGGGGGAGCGTCAGAAGGGCGGCGGTGGTTAGGACGACCGCGGTGCCGGTGGCCAGGGTCTGGCCGTGTCGGTCGACCAGGCGGCCGAGCACCGGCTGCCCGACGGCGGAGGTGAGCCCGTAGAGCGCGCACAGGAACCCGCCGAGCGCGAGGGTTCCGCCGTGGTGCTGGACGAGGAGCAGGATCGCCAGCGGCGCCATGCCGTTCGGGAGACGCCCGAGCAGGGTTCCTCCCAGCAGTCGTACGACATGGTCCGAGCGCAGCACGGCCGTGCCGCCCAGGTGGCCGTCGGACCGCGTCGTCGAGGCGGACCGGTTCCCGCGGACGCTTCCGGCGTGCCGGCTCACCGGCGCGCACCCGTGGCAGCCGATGCGCCTGGCCGAGGAGCACCCGCCGTGACCACCTGTGCGGTCCGGTACGGAGGCGACGGGTGGAGTCCAAGCAGGGCGTGCCGTGCCTGGTGGTAGGCCGGCAGCAAGCGTGAGGCGACCGCGTAGGCGGCCTTGGCGGGATGGCGGGCGACCGCGATGCCGTGAGGAGTCAGCGGCACCTCGCTGCCGGTGATGTCGATGCCCAGCGGGGTCAGCGCGCCGGCGAAGAACTGGCGCGGCCGGGTCGGGCGGCCGATGACCAGGAGCTGGGTGAAGTCCTCGGCAGTCAGCAGGGCGCCGCGGCTCAGGCCGTAGGCGAAGACTACGAGCTGCGTGGCGGCGTGGTCCCATGGGAAGTCGGTCACCTTCCGGCGCTCGGTCTGGTCGGGCCAACTGAGGTCGGAGCTGGTCCAGTCACCGTGAAGTCGGTCGGCGAGCGCGGTGGCGAAGCGCGACAACCGGTCGAGGGGCGGGCGCAGCGGCTCGGACTCGACGGCGGCGAATTCGGGCATGGCCGAGGCGGGTCTCCTGTCATACACGCCTGAGCGTGAGGTCATCGGTGTGGACCTTGCGGAACGGACACCGCTGGTGTGGGCGGCGACAGCATTGGGCGCGGAGGTCTCCAACCGCGGGGAAGCGTCGCGGTGGGTTTGTCATGCAGCGCGTCGGCTATCAAGATCGTTGTGCCGGTGCGGCGTTCGATGACCAGCCGATGCGGTCATGCTCACGGGCCGCCGGTGGCGACTGCGGTGGCGGTCCGGGCCGTCGCGGGGTCGATGGGGTGGCAAAGCGGGTCCGCGCGATCAGCGGTCGTGTCCAGGTTGATCGCCGCGGGGGCGTCGGGGCGGGGTCAACCAGGTCTTGGCCGTCGGGTGAGGCTGCCGAGAACTGCGGCTCTACAGTGTTGCCCCTCCCGCGGTTTTCCGGCCGGTGTGCGGTCGGTGGCCGAGGGCGAGGGCCAAGTCGTTTCCTGACCTCCAAGCGAAGTTCCGGGCTGCTGCTTCCAGTTCGTCGTACTGCGTTTGCCGGGTGAGTTGGTGGGGGTGTTTGCGGTAGTGGTAGACGACCTGCGGCAGCAGCTCCCCGGCTGCCAGGTGGGTGACGCGCAGGGCGAGGTAGTCCTCGCCCTGGACGAGGCCGCCCATGCCGCCGATTGCGGACCACAGGTGGGTACGGGCCAGGATGGTGGTCGGGCCGAGCGGGATCGTGTGGTGGGGGGTGGGCCAGTACGCCCACACCGCACCCGGCTCGTGCCGGCCCGACGGAGTGGAGCACTTCCACAGGTGGAGCGAGCCGTCGTCGTACAGGTCGGCGCTGTCGCCGGCGACCCATCCCAGGCCGGTGTTGTCCAGGTGGTGCAGGCGGCTGCTCAAGCTGAAGGGCGGCAGAACATCGTCGTCATCGGCCCATGTCAGGGCCCGCCCGCTGGCGAGGTTCACCGCGAGGTTGCGGGCGCAGGCGGCGCCGACCGGGCGCGGCAGGGGCAGCACCCGGACCCGTGAGTCGGCGGCCAACGGTGTCGGCAGCAGGGCGGGGTCGGCGCCGTCGATGGCGAGGACTGCTTCCCAGTCAGCGTCCTGGGCGTCGAGGCTGGCATGCAATTCCGTGAGAAAACGGAGTCGTTCGGGGCGCAGCCGGGTGGCGACGACGACGGTGACGTCGGGTATCGCGTGCTCCTTTCGGGTTGAAGGCCGGTCGTGGTGAGCGTCGGGGCGGCTCGGGAGCCCGAGGCGGTGTGCGCGGGCGGCTGGCGGCACGTCCAGTGGTCTGGGCGCTCGCTCGTCCCTCCAGTTGGCGAGCGACCTCAAGAACGGGTGGAGGCGGGCGGTCCCTCGGCGCCGGTCAGCTCGCATCCGTAGCCCAGCAGTAGGGCTTTGGCCGTCGGGGTGGGGATCAGGGCGGCGTCGTTGCACACGAAGGTGTCGGTGACCGCGGTGCGCGGGGTCTTGCCGAGCCAGGCCCTGGTGTCGGGGCCGGCGGTGAGCTGCCAGCCCGGGGCGAGGGTGTCGGTCTGGGTGTGGGTGTGGGCGAACAGCAGGACGGCTCCGCCGCCCACGGTCTTCAGGCCGTAGGCGTTGTTCCAGACGTTGTTGGCCGCGGCGAAGACGGTGACGCCCTTCTTCCCCAGCCGGTGGATGTTCTTGTCGTGGACGCCGGCCTGCTGCCTGCTGGCCGGTGTCGGGGTGAAGAACTGGGCCGCCGAATTCTTGCCGCCGGTGGCGAAGTTGTCGGTGACCCCGGTCCGGAGTCTGTCGGCGTCGAAGGCGGGTTGGGCGCTGCCGTCGGCCGCGACCGCGGTGGCGTACCCGTCGGCGTCCAGCGCGATGTCCGGCAGCGGCACTGCGTCCAGGTCCGGTGCCAGGACCATCTGCCAGCTGCGGTCGGGCTGCTGGGCGAACACGACCAGTCTCCAGTTCTTGGTACCGGTCTGTGTGAGGCCGGCAGCGAACCACCGCGGCGTTCCGGGCAGGAACTTCGGGATATACAGGCGCGCGGTGGCCGCGTCGTAGGACCACGGCTTGTACGGCTCACGGTCCTTGGCCGGCGTTCCGGAGTCCTGCTTGTACCCGCCGACCGACATCGCGAACAGCGCGTCGTTCTCCACGGTGTCCAGCAGCCGTGCGTCGTCGTGGGCGTTGGCCTGGTTGTTGACCTGCGAATAGTGCCGGATCAAGCGCAGGGCGGTCTGCTTGTCCAGCGCGGGCGACGCGGTGTGCCGCGGCGAAGGCTTCGTGCCGACACGGCTGGCGGTGTGGCTCGGTGCCGGGGTGCTGGTTGTGCCGTGGCACGCGGTCGCCGTCAGTGCGAGGCAGACAGTCGCGGCAGCGGTGAGGGTGATGCGGAGGATGAACTGCTCCAAGGGGTGGCGGGAGGAAGCGGGGGGCGTCGGGGAGGGCTTCGGGGCGACGGTGCTGACGGGCTCAGCGGCGGCTGGTGAGCTGCTGGGGCGAAGGTGATCCTGCGGCCGGCGGGCGCCTGACTGTCAGGCAGGGAGCCGTGGGACGCAGGCCGGTCAGCGGTGGGTGAGCGTCCGGTCGCCACAGCCGTGGGTCGTCGCTGTAGGACCCGAGGGGGTCGCTGTCCCAGCCGACGACCGGGCCGCGGGTGTATTGGGTGAGGGCGATGACCTCGACGCCGTGCGGGCGCAGCACGTAGGCCCATTCCACATCGCTGTCCCGGGTGTTGGACTGGTCGATGACCATGCGCTGGGCGGGGCTGCCATCGGTGGTGTGCACGTTGTCGATCGGTCTGCTCGGGCCGATGGGGTGGGGGTGGAGGACCGTGCCGAAGTGGACCGGGGCGCCGTCGAGCAGGTCGTCGCCCAGAGAGTCCCAGCCGATCGCGTGGGTGTCGATCAGGTGGCGGCTCAGTTCCTCGGCGCTGCGGGCGAAGCGGTACTGGTGAGCGGCGAGCAGCAGCGGGAGATGGTTGCTGGGGTAGCCGTCGTGGTGGACGTAGATGCCGCGGTACCCGGCATCGGTGAGGCGCGCGACGCAGGAGCGGGTGGCCAGGGGAGCCTCCTGGAGGCGAGGGTCGAGGTGGAGCCGGGTCTTGGCTGTCAGCGAGCCGGGCGGCGCGGCGGGATTGCCGGGAGGGGTG from Actinacidiphila sp. DG2A-62 includes:
- a CDS encoding MFS transporter, whose protein sequence is MLRSDHVVRLLGGTLLGRLPNGMAPLAILLLVQHHGGTLALGGFLCALYGLTSAVGQPVLGRLVDRHGQTLATGTAVVLTTAALLTLPLTRPSTHSSTATTLVVLAGLTTPPLEAGLRALWPCVLADPGQRRAALAIDTGCQGLIYIAGPPLTVMLAHAFSAGIALAASALAGLVGAVIVLTARPSRAWKPTSRRTSLLGPLQSMGLRRLFTALSGVGFALGALTIWSVDAADRHHAPWLSGIAPGALSVGSILAGALLARRPLPGAPSAQLLCAAAAFAGSWVPLLADPAPWATVATMLAPGMALTPLITGAFLTTESLAPPGVRTEAYAWLIAAVGTGQAAGTAFTGLTAAHGTRTCAALPAVGALFTAVLLIASRHRLRFRPDNSL
- a CDS encoding glycosyltransferase family 2 protein, with amino-acid sequence MPDVTVVVATRLRPERLRFLTELHASLDAQDADWEAVLAIDGADPALLPTPLAADSRVRVLPLPRPVGAACARNLAVNLASGRALTWADDDDVLPPFSLSSRLHHLDNTGLGWVAGDSADLYDDGSLHLWKCSTPSGRHEPGAVWAYWPTPHHTIPLGPTTILARTHLWSAIGGMGGLVQGEDYLALRVTHLAAGELLPQVVYHYRKHPHQLTRQTQYDELEAAARNFAWRSGNDLALALGHRPHTGRKTAGGATL